Proteins from a genomic interval of Hornefia porci:
- a CDS encoding ribonuclease HII, translating into MGTGDPVYRRYRRGRPGPLAGPVVAACVVLPQDFDLLGVDDSKKLSEKRREHLYSRILERAVAWGIGRRGPEVIDEINILEATKLAMLDAAAAADEMLREKDGSTMEHVLIDALRLEALDKPQTSIIRGDSSSVSIAAASIVAKVTRDRRMIKYAEEYPGYGFERNKGYGTKAHYEGIREHGVTPIHRRNFLKNTGY; encoded by the coding sequence GTGGGAACAGGGGATCCGGTATATCGGCGGTATCGACGAGGTAGGCCGGGTCCGCTGGCGGGGCCTGTCGTTGCGGCCTGTGTCGTGCTCCCGCAGGATTTCGACCTTCTGGGGGTGGATGATTCCAAGAAACTGTCGGAGAAGAGACGGGAGCACCTGTACAGTCGGATCCTGGAACGGGCGGTCGCCTGGGGGATAGGGCGCCGGGGGCCGGAGGTCATCGATGAGATTAATATTCTGGAGGCCACAAAGCTTGCCATGCTGGATGCGGCGGCTGCCGCAGACGAGATGCTCCGGGAGAAAGACGGGAGCACCATGGAGCACGTGCTGATCGACGCACTGAGGCTGGAGGCTCTGGATAAGCCGCAGACTTCCATCATCAGAGGAGACAGCAGCAGCGTATCCATCGCGGCAGCGTCCATCGTTGCCAAGGTGACACGGGATCGACGGATGATCAAGTATGCGGAGGAGTATCCCGGATACGGCTTCGAGAGAAATAAAGGCTACGGTACAAAGGCGCACTACGAGGGAATCCGGGAGCACGGAGTGACCCCGATTCATCGGCGCAATTTTTTAAAAAATACCGGTTATTGA
- a CDS encoding cyclodeaminase/cyclohydrolase family protein, translating into MITDSSCREFVEILSSKEPVPGGGSASALLGAIGTALGNMVGHLTVGKKKYAAVEDEMHDMMDRCEKIQHDMLNLVERDAEAFAPLAKAYGMPRDTEEQKREKERVMAIVLQDACAAPLEIMRKCCEAIDMCEEFANKGSRLAISDAGVGVVFCKAALQGASLNVFINTKAMKDRESAERINDEADSMLFEYTVKADTVYAQVQASLRGWDD; encoded by the coding sequence ATGATCACAGACAGCAGTTGCAGAGAATTTGTGGAAATACTCTCCAGTAAGGAGCCGGTACCGGGAGGCGGGAGCGCATCGGCGCTTCTGGGCGCGATCGGGACGGCTCTGGGGAACATGGTCGGTCACCTGACCGTCGGCAAGAAAAAATACGCGGCGGTAGAGGACGAAATGCACGACATGATGGATCGCTGCGAGAAGATTCAGCATGATATGTTGAACCTGGTGGAACGGGATGCGGAGGCCTTCGCACCTCTGGCAAAGGCTTACGGAATGCCGCGGGATACGGAGGAGCAGAAACGGGAAAAGGAGCGGGTCATGGCCATCGTGCTTCAGGATGCGTGCGCGGCGCCTCTTGAGATCATGCGGAAATGCTGCGAGGCTATTGACATGTGCGAGGAATTTGCTAACAAAGGAAGCCGGCTCGCAATCAGCGACGCCGGCGTGGGCGTTGTGTTCTGTAAGGCGGCTCTGCAGGGGGCTTCTCTGAATGTGTTCATCAATACAAAAGCGATGAAGGATCGGGAGAGCGCTGAGAGGATTAATGACGAGGCGGACAGCATGCTGTTCGAGTATACGGTAAAGGCCGATACGGTGTACGCCCAGGTGCAGGCGAGTCTGCGGGGCTGGGACGACTGA
- a CDS encoding DHHW family protein, with protein sequence MRNSSYTRITGLLFIVCLAAVFLLNLILPDKTFSAVENRVLQALPSFSISKYMEGRYETKLENYVNDQFLFRNTFIRIKSAADVTEGKLEANGVYRCRDHYLMEEISTPNKHFVYTKNALRQFSRQYSDVKMYFLLAPNAANILSDKLPATVRMADQNSYMDSFLSDLRSFGYTTIDVRDAFRKAKEDTQLYYRTDHHWTSDGAYLAYRTAAKKIKLDTKTAYDGYAVKNDFRGTLCSKSGFVNGRDDAIKIYLPDSRQNYRNSVIYYADTKKKTTHFYQLDNLKKKDAYTVFGGSNHPMYTIQTPGTEDRTLLLIKDSYANSFIPFLSRNYRRIIVVDPRYFFEDIGDLINAYKVDEILFLYNANTFFQDDSLEMMLSD encoded by the coding sequence ATGCGAAACAGTTCCTACACCAGAATAACCGGTCTTCTGTTCATCGTCTGTCTGGCGGCGGTGTTCCTGCTGAATCTCATTCTGCCGGACAAAACCTTTTCCGCTGTGGAGAACCGGGTTCTTCAGGCGCTGCCGTCATTTTCGATCTCAAAATACATGGAAGGGCGCTATGAAACAAAGCTGGAAAACTATGTGAACGACCAGTTCCTGTTCCGGAACACCTTCATCCGGATTAAATCCGCCGCGGACGTTACAGAGGGAAAGCTGGAGGCCAACGGAGTATATCGCTGCAGGGATCATTACCTCATGGAGGAGATCAGCACGCCGAACAAGCACTTTGTCTATACAAAAAACGCCCTGCGCCAGTTCAGCCGTCAGTACAGCGATGTGAAAATGTATTTCCTGCTGGCGCCGAACGCCGCGAACATTCTTTCCGACAAGCTTCCGGCCACCGTGCGGATGGCCGACCAGAACAGCTATATGGACTCGTTTCTGTCTGATCTGCGCAGCTTCGGCTACACGACGATTGACGTTCGGGACGCATTCCGCAAGGCGAAGGAGGATACGCAGCTCTATTACCGGACCGACCACCACTGGACCAGCGACGGAGCGTATCTCGCGTACCGGACCGCCGCGAAGAAAATAAAGCTTGATACAAAGACCGCCTACGACGGCTACGCCGTCAAAAACGACTTCAGGGGAACGCTCTGCTCCAAGAGCGGATTCGTCAACGGACGGGACGACGCGATAAAAATCTATCTCCCCGACAGCCGTCAGAATTACCGCAATTCCGTGATCTACTACGCCGACACAAAGAAAAAGACAACCCACTTCTATCAGCTTGACAATCTGAAGAAGAAGGATGCCTATACCGTATTCGGCGGAAGCAATCATCCGATGTACACGATTCAGACGCCGGGGACAGAGGATCGCACCCTGCTGCTGATCAAAGACAGCTACGCCAACAGCTTTATCCCGTTTCTGTCCCGGAACTACCGGAGAATCATCGTCGTGGATCCCCGCTATTTCTTCGAGGATATCGGTGACCTCATTAATGCCTACAAAGTGGATGAAATACTGTTCCTCTACAACGCCAATACCTTCTTTCAGGATGATTCTCTGGAAATGATGCTCAGTGACTGA
- a CDS encoding MBOAT family O-acyltransferase, with product MLFSSIVFIFCFLPILLAVYFLVPKKYLFARNIVLLLFSLVFYSWGEPVYVFLMIYSAFFNYFMAHLIAQDRRKGGSGKRDFLFALVMNLFILCFFKYFGFLMDTVNGIFHSHISYTALSLPIGISFYTFQALSYIIDVYRDKVKPQSSFLNFALYLALFPQLIAGPIVKYIDIESQLSYRETNPEKFGQGATRFMLGLGKKVLLANNLGALHQLVLNLPDSQASVLSFWIGALAYTLQIYFDFSGYSDMAIGLGRMFGFEFLENFNYPYISRSVTEFWRRWHMSLSGWFRDYLYIPLGGNRVTVPRHILNLLIVWSLTGLWHGASWNFVFWGLYYGVVLILEKYVFGSALKQSPAWAQHLYAMLVVLIGWVFFFSSDLSAAIHYLGVMFGVGRFALANVKTLYLLRTNLILLILSCVLSGPRPMERFRRFAEERRVPAVICIFAVFILSVAYLVYSSYNPFLYFRF from the coding sequence ATGCTCTTTAGCAGTATCGTATTCATCTTCTGCTTCCTGCCGATCCTTCTGGCCGTGTATTTCCTCGTGCCGAAAAAATATCTGTTCGCCCGGAACATCGTTCTGCTGCTTTTCAGTCTCGTCTTTTACAGCTGGGGAGAGCCGGTCTATGTGTTCCTGATGATTTACAGCGCCTTTTTCAATTATTTCATGGCGCATCTGATCGCGCAGGACAGGCGAAAGGGCGGCTCCGGGAAGCGGGACTTTCTGTTCGCGCTTGTGATGAACCTCTTCATCCTGTGTTTCTTCAAATACTTCGGCTTCCTGATGGACACCGTGAACGGAATCTTCCATTCCCATATTTCCTATACCGCGCTGTCCCTGCCTATCGGTATTTCATTTTACACCTTCCAGGCGCTGTCCTACATCATCGATGTGTACCGGGACAAAGTGAAGCCCCAGAGCAGCTTTCTGAACTTCGCTCTGTACCTGGCGCTGTTCCCGCAGCTGATCGCCGGTCCCATCGTGAAGTACATCGACATTGAGAGTCAGCTGTCATACCGTGAAACGAATCCGGAGAAATTCGGCCAGGGCGCGACGCGCTTCATGCTCGGTCTCGGAAAGAAGGTGCTCCTGGCCAACAACCTGGGCGCGCTGCACCAGCTGGTCCTGAACCTGCCGGACAGCCAGGCCTCGGTCCTCTCCTTCTGGATCGGCGCGCTGGCCTATACGCTGCAGATCTACTTTGACTTCAGCGGATATTCTGACATGGCCATCGGTCTGGGCCGTATGTTCGGCTTTGAGTTTCTGGAGAATTTCAACTATCCCTATATCAGCAGGAGCGTCACGGAATTCTGGCGCAGATGGCATATGTCTCTGTCCGGATGGTTCCGGGACTACCTCTACATTCCGCTGGGCGGCAACCGGGTTACGGTTCCCCGCCATATCCTGAATCTGCTGATTGTCTGGTCCCTGACCGGGCTGTGGCACGGCGCCAGCTGGAATTTTGTATTCTGGGGGTTATATTACGGAGTCGTGCTGATCCTGGAGAAGTATGTCTTCGGAAGCGCTCTGAAACAAAGCCCGGCGTGGGCTCAGCATCTGTACGCCATGCTGGTGGTTCTGATCGGATGGGTCTTCTTCTTCAGCAGCGATCTGTCCGCGGCGATCCATTATCTGGGCGTCATGTTCGGCGTCGGCCGGTTCGCCCTCGCCAATGTGAAAACGCTGTATCTGCTGCGCACGAATCTGATCCTCCTGATTCTTTCCTGCGTGCTTTCAGGCCCTCGCCCCATGGAGCGTTTCCGGCGCTTCGCGGAGGAGCGGCGCGTTCCGGCGGTGATCTGCATTTTCGCGGTTTTCATTCTGTCCGTGGCGTACCTGGTTTACAGTTCATATAATCCGTTTTTGTACTTCAGATTTTAA
- a CDS encoding DUF4358 domain-containing protein — translation MNRMTGFQKNIGERLRRLNASDVTKIVLSVVLILFLAAVYHRSSAPDVPMDSVESALRKGTGLSSMQKCSNRQLMQFMGLDYSDYDSYIYYKSREALGVQEVLVVRVYRRDDLTAVEDAIDRRVADQTRTFEGYGPSQVAMLKNAIIYKRGNYIFYCVDKNPDRYEEVFRHAL, via the coding sequence ATGAACAGAATGACCGGATTTCAAAAGAATATCGGAGAACGGCTCCGCCGCCTGAACGCAAGCGATGTCACCAAGATCGTCCTTTCTGTGGTGCTGATTCTTTTTCTGGCGGCGGTCTACCACCGTTCCAGCGCTCCGGACGTGCCTATGGACTCCGTCGAATCCGCTCTGCGGAAGGGAACCGGCCTCTCCTCCATGCAGAAATGCAGCAACCGTCAGCTGATGCAGTTCATGGGACTGGATTACTCTGACTACGATTCCTACATCTATTACAAGAGCAGGGAGGCTCTCGGGGTGCAGGAGGTTCTGGTTGTCCGCGTTTACCGGCGAGACGACCTGACCGCGGTGGAGGACGCCATCGACAGGCGCGTCGCAGATCAGACAAGGACCTTTGAAGGCTACGGGCCGTCTCAGGTCGCCATGCTGAAAAACGCCATCATATACAAACGCGGAAACTATATTTTCTATTGCGTGGACAAAAATCCTGACCGGTATGAGGAGGTGTTCCGTCATGCTCTTTAG
- a CDS encoding SGNH/GDSL hydrolase family protein: MMRKSVKPDIKIQINARQIRRMLLFILLILFVFNLVHFNLKADVRNSTVKENLKLISSYDFSSVSAVEKKLEAEGSSTAPVTVTRSGKENGLSKAKYRQIFDGCAVIGDSITEGLTTYGFLSDSQVFYKVGGSVMHGDAQFRSAAKTYPKIAFFTFGMNDMGNYRGNAENFVARYETLLKEFHKTSPSTKLMINSISTPSAAARKKNKSLRNYRKFNSALRKMCRKMNLTYIDNNYILEENPKFYGSDGIHVSSGYYVMWLNNMILKAGL; encoded by the coding sequence ATGATGCGGAAAAGCGTGAAACCCGATATAAAAATACAAATCAACGCCAGACAGATCAGAAGAATGCTCCTGTTCATTCTTCTGATTCTTTTCGTTTTCAATCTGGTTCATTTCAATCTGAAAGCCGACGTTCGGAATTCAACGGTGAAGGAGAATCTGAAGCTCATTTCCTCCTACGATTTCTCCAGCGTTTCCGCTGTGGAGAAAAAGCTGGAGGCAGAGGGCTCCAGCACCGCTCCTGTGACGGTCACACGCTCCGGAAAGGAAAACGGTCTGTCCAAGGCTAAATACCGCCAGATCTTTGACGGCTGCGCGGTGATCGGCGACTCCATCACGGAGGGGCTGACCACCTACGGCTTCCTCAGTGACTCTCAGGTATTCTACAAGGTGGGCGGTTCCGTCATGCACGGCGACGCACAGTTCCGGTCCGCGGCGAAAACTTATCCGAAAATCGCCTTTTTCACCTTCGGCATGAACGATATGGGAAACTACCGGGGCAACGCAGAAAACTTTGTAGCCCGCTACGAAACGCTGCTGAAGGAATTCCATAAAACGTCGCCCTCCACGAAGCTGATGATCAACAGCATCTCCACTCCGTCCGCGGCGGCCCGGAAGAAGAACAAATCTCTGAGAAATTACCGGAAATTCAACTCCGCTCTGCGCAAAATGTGCCGGAAGATGAATCTCACCTATATCGACAACAACTATATTCTGGAAGAAAATCCGAAATTCTATGGCTCTGACGGAATCCATGTGAGTTCGGGTTATTATGTCATGTGGCTGAACAACATGATCCTGAAAGCGGGGCTGTAA
- the leuB gene encoding 3-isopropylmalate dehydrogenase — MNYNIAVVRGDGIGPEVVAETIKVLEKVGQKFGHSFHFTDVPAGGAAIDAVGECLPAETVRIAKSSDAVLLGAVGGPKWDNVPGDQRPERALLGLRKELGLFANLRPAMVFDQLADASPLKPEIISGGLDIVVVRELTGGIYFGEKGHKDGGDMGPAAYDVEQYAKGEVRRIAKVAFDMAMKRSRKVTSVDKSNVLESSRLWRRVVAEVAEDYPGVELDNLYVDNAAMQLVRNPRQFDVIVTSNMFGDILSDEASQITGSIGMLPSASLADGNFGMYEPVHGSAPDIAGTGQANPIATILSGAMMLRYTFGLGEEAKSIEDAVNRFLSDGYRTADLCGGAPEAVTTTQCGDLIAANI, encoded by the coding sequence ATGAACTATAATATCGCGGTGGTCAGAGGTGACGGAATCGGCCCCGAAGTGGTGGCGGAAACCATCAAGGTACTGGAAAAGGTCGGACAGAAATTCGGACACAGCTTTCACTTTACCGATGTTCCGGCAGGCGGCGCGGCTATCGACGCAGTCGGGGAATGCCTCCCCGCAGAGACAGTCCGGATCGCGAAATCAAGCGATGCGGTACTGCTGGGCGCTGTCGGCGGACCCAAATGGGACAACGTACCCGGCGATCAGCGGCCGGAGAGAGCGCTTCTGGGGCTGCGCAAGGAACTCGGGCTGTTTGCCAATCTCCGTCCCGCCATGGTTTTCGATCAGCTGGCGGACGCCTCTCCGCTGAAACCGGAAATCATCAGCGGCGGGCTGGACATCGTCGTCGTACGCGAACTGACCGGCGGCATCTATTTCGGTGAAAAAGGACATAAGGACGGCGGCGATATGGGCCCGGCCGCCTATGATGTGGAGCAGTATGCGAAGGGAGAGGTCCGCCGCATCGCGAAAGTCGCCTTCGATATGGCCATGAAACGCAGCAGAAAGGTCACCTCCGTGGACAAATCCAACGTCCTGGAGAGCTCCCGGCTGTGGCGCAGAGTCGTGGCTGAAGTTGCTGAAGACTATCCCGGGGTGGAACTGGACAATCTGTATGTGGACAACGCTGCCATGCAGCTGGTCCGCAACCCGCGCCAGTTCGACGTGATTGTGACCAGCAATATGTTCGGCGATATCCTTTCCGATGAGGCCAGCCAGATTACCGGCTCCATCGGCATGCTCCCCTCCGCGAGCCTTGCGGACGGGAACTTCGGAATGTACGAGCCCGTTCACGGCTCCGCTCCGGACATCGCCGGCACAGGGCAGGCCAACCCCATCGCCACGATCCTCTCCGGTGCGATGATGCTCCGCTACACCTTCGGCCTGGGAGAAGAGGCGAAATCCATCGAGGACGCCGTGAACCGGTTCCTGTCCGACGGATACCGCACCGCGGATCTCTGCGGCGGCGCACCGGAGGCCGTGACCACGACGCAGTGCGGCGACCTTATCGCCGCCAATATCTGA
- the leuD gene encoding 3-isopropylmalate dehydratase small subunit: MEAKGFVHRYGDNVDTDVIIPARYLNTQNDKELASHCMEDIDRDFVHKVHAGDIMVAGENFGCGSSREHAPIAIKASGISCVIASTFARIFYRNAINIGLPILECPEASEKIRAGDEVSVDFDTGVITNITKNETYQALPFPAFIQNIIRAGGLMNSIRNRTEENAE, translated from the coding sequence ATGGAAGCCAAAGGATTCGTTCATCGGTACGGAGATAACGTCGATACCGACGTGATCATCCCCGCCCGCTACCTGAACACGCAGAACGACAAGGAACTGGCGAGCCACTGCATGGAAGACATCGACCGGGATTTTGTGCACAAAGTACACGCCGGCGACATCATGGTGGCCGGCGAGAACTTCGGTTGCGGCTCCTCCCGGGAGCACGCCCCCATCGCCATCAAGGCAAGCGGCATCAGCTGCGTCATCGCCTCTACCTTCGCCCGCATCTTCTACCGCAACGCCATCAATATCGGCCTTCCGATTCTGGAATGTCCGGAGGCAAGCGAAAAAATCCGGGCGGGAGATGAGGTCTCCGTGGATTTCGATACCGGCGTCATTACCAATATCACAAAGAACGAGACATACCAGGCGCTGCCCTTCCCCGCATTCATTCAGAACATCATCCGGGCGGGCGGCCTGATGAACAGCATCAGAAACAGAACGGAGGAAAACGCAGAATGA
- the leuC gene encoding 3-isopropylmalate dehydratase large subunit has product MGMTMTQKILAAHAGLDHVAAGQLINARLDMVLANDITGPVSINEFDKAGFDSVFDRSRVSLVMDHFTPNKDIKSAEQCKKCRTFARRFDLENFYDVGEMGIEHALLPEKGLVCAGEAIIGADSHTCTYGALGAFSTGVGSTDLAAGMATGEAWFKVPPAIRFNLTGRLSEYVSGKDVILHIIGLIGVDGALYKSMEFTGPGVASLSMEDRLCICNMAIEAGGKNGIFPVDDITKEYMKGRVSRPYTVYEADADAEYEQSFEIDLSQIRPTVSFPHLPENTRTIDEVGDIPIDQVVIGSCTNGRLSDMKAAAEILKGKHVAKGVRAIIIPATQQVYKDSIRAGYIDIFLDAGCIVSTPTCGPCLGGHMGILAAGERCVATTNRNFVGRMGDTTSEVYLASPAVAAASAVAGKISGPERSR; this is encoded by the coding sequence ATGGGAATGACAATGACACAGAAGATCCTCGCCGCTCACGCGGGACTGGATCATGTGGCGGCGGGACAGCTGATCAACGCCCGGCTGGACATGGTGCTGGCAAACGACATCACCGGTCCGGTATCCATCAATGAGTTCGATAAGGCAGGGTTTGACAGCGTCTTCGACAGGAGCAGAGTTTCTCTCGTCATGGACCACTTCACCCCGAACAAAGACATCAAGAGCGCGGAGCAGTGTAAAAAATGCAGGACCTTCGCCAGACGCTTCGACCTGGAGAATTTCTATGACGTAGGCGAGATGGGAATCGAGCACGCCCTTCTCCCGGAGAAGGGACTGGTCTGCGCGGGAGAAGCCATCATCGGCGCAGACTCCCACACCTGCACCTACGGCGCTCTGGGCGCGTTCTCCACAGGCGTGGGCTCCACCGATCTGGCGGCGGGCATGGCCACCGGCGAAGCCTGGTTCAAGGTTCCGCCGGCGATCCGGTTCAACCTGACCGGCCGCCTCTCCGAATATGTCAGCGGCAAGGACGTCATCCTGCACATCATCGGACTGATCGGCGTAGACGGCGCCCTGTATAAATCTATGGAATTCACCGGTCCGGGAGTCGCCTCCCTCTCTATGGAGGACCGCCTGTGCATCTGCAACATGGCCATCGAGGCCGGCGGAAAAAACGGCATCTTCCCGGTGGACGACATTACAAAGGAATATATGAAGGGTCGGGTCAGCCGTCCCTACACCGTATATGAAGCCGACGCTGATGCGGAATACGAGCAGAGCTTTGAAATCGACCTGTCTCAGATCCGTCCCACCGTCTCCTTCCCCCACCTGCCGGAGAACACCCGTACCATCGATGAAGTCGGAGACATCCCCATCGATCAGGTCGTCATCGGCTCCTGCACCAACGGGAGGCTGTCGGACATGAAGGCGGCCGCTGAAATTCTGAAAGGGAAGCATGTGGCGAAGGGCGTCCGGGCCATCATCATCCCGGCTACCCAGCAGGTCTATAAGGACAGCATCCGCGCCGGATATATCGACATTTTCCTTGACGCGGGCTGCATCGTCTCAACGCCGACCTGCGGACCATGCCTGGGCGGTCACATGGGGATTCTGGCTGCCGGCGAACGATGCGTCGCGACGACCAACCGTAACTTTGTCGGCCGCATGGGAGACACCACCTCCGAGGTTTACCTCGCCAGCCCGGCCGTTGCCGCAGCGTCCGCTGTCGCAGGAAAAATCAGCGGACCGGAAAGGAGCAGATAG
- a CDS encoding 2-isopropylmalate synthase, whose protein sequence is MKNYDKYRIGYFAPPVNDYDWVKKDHIEKAPRWCSVDLRDGNQALIVPMNLEQKLEFFTYLCEIGFKEIEVGFPAASDTEFEFLRTLIEQDMIPDDVTVQVLTQSRRHIIEKTFESLIGAKHAVVHLYNSTSFAQRQQVFRKDKEEIIKIATDGAELMNEIAARYTDTDFEFEYSPESFTGTEPEFALEICNAVIDIWKPTPEHKVIINLPATVEMSMPHVFANQVEYMSKNLHSRDSVVLSLHPHNDRGTGVADAELGLLAGGDRIEGTLFGNGERTGNVDIVTLAMNMFTHGVDPGLDFSDMPRAVEMFEKFTDMTVDPRRPYCGSLVFAAFSGSHQDAIAKGMKWRAETDPSRWTVPYLPIDPHDVGRQYDGDVIRINSQSGKGGVAYIINRDHGFDIPKAMRAEVGYMMKGISDHTHEELSSDEIFDIFSREYVNFFSPLDITDATFSYFSSTKEEGENTVAVRMRVVIDGEVYNIDAEGNGRLDAVANGLKKTPYNFDYRFITYTEHAISTDSSSKAAAYICIADKDGHEYWGVGTQYDITLAAVNALVSALNRMNKKEHMVK, encoded by the coding sequence ATGAAAAACTACGACAAGTACAGAATCGGTTATTTCGCCCCGCCGGTCAATGACTACGACTGGGTGAAGAAGGATCACATCGAGAAGGCTCCCAGATGGTGCAGCGTGGATCTCCGCGACGGCAACCAGGCTCTGATCGTTCCGATGAACCTGGAGCAGAAGCTGGAATTCTTCACCTATCTCTGCGAAATAGGGTTCAAGGAAATCGAGGTGGGTTTCCCCGCAGCGTCGGATACGGAATTTGAATTTCTGCGGACGCTGATCGAGCAGGATATGATTCCGGACGACGTGACCGTACAGGTACTGACGCAGTCACGGCGCCATATTATCGAAAAGACCTTTGAATCTCTGATCGGAGCGAAGCACGCCGTGGTTCATCTCTACAACTCCACCTCCTTTGCCCAGAGGCAGCAGGTATTCCGCAAGGATAAGGAAGAAATCATAAAAATCGCCACCGACGGCGCGGAGCTGATGAACGAGATCGCCGCCAGATACACGGACACCGATTTTGAATTTGAATACTCCCCCGAGAGCTTCACAGGTACAGAACCGGAATTCGCTCTGGAGATCTGCAACGCCGTCATCGATATATGGAAGCCGACGCCTGAGCATAAGGTCATCATTAACCTGCCGGCGACCGTGGAAATGTCCATGCCCCATGTGTTCGCCAACCAGGTGGAATACATGAGCAAAAATCTGCACAGCCGTGACAGTGTGGTTCTGTCCCTGCATCCCCACAACGACCGGGGAACCGGCGTGGCGGACGCAGAGCTGGGGCTGCTCGCAGGCGGCGACCGCATTGAAGGCACCCTGTTCGGCAACGGAGAACGCACCGGAAACGTGGACATCGTCACGCTGGCCATGAACATGTTCACCCACGGCGTAGATCCCGGGCTGGATTTCTCCGATATGCCGAGAGCGGTGGAGATGTTCGAGAAATTCACGGATATGACGGTCGATCCCCGCCGGCCCTACTGCGGCTCCCTGGTGTTCGCAGCCTTCTCCGGCTCTCACCAGGATGCGATCGCCAAGGGTATGAAATGGAGAGCGGAAACCGACCCGAGCCGCTGGACGGTTCCCTACCTGCCCATTGATCCCCACGATGTGGGGCGCCAGTATGACGGCGACGTTATCCGCATCAACAGCCAGTCCGGCAAGGGCGGCGTCGCCTACATCATCAACCGTGACCACGGCTTCGATATCCCCAAGGCGATGCGCGCCGAGGTCGGATATATGATGAAGGGAATTTCCGACCATACACACGAGGAGCTGTCCTCAGACGAGATCTTCGACATCTTCTCCCGGGAATACGTCAACTTCTTCTCGCCCCTGGACATCACCGACGCCACCTTCAGCTATTTCTCCTCCACAAAGGAAGAGGGGGAAAACACCGTCGCAGTCCGGATGCGGGTGGTCATCGACGGTGAAGTCTATAACATCGATGCGGAAGGAAACGGTCGTCTGGACGCCGTCGCCAACGGTCTGAAGAAGACGCCGTACAACTTCGACTACCGGTTCATCACCTATACGGAGCACGCCATCAGCACCGACTCCAGCTCCAAGGCCGCCGCTTACATCTGCATTGCAGACAAAGACGGTCACGAATACTGGGGCGTAGGAACACAGTATGACATCACGCTGGCCGCGGTCAACGCGCTGGTCAGCGCCCTGAACCGCATGAATAAGAAAGAACATATGGTCAAATAG